From Bacillus pumilus, one genomic window encodes:
- a CDS encoding DUF881 domain-containing protein, with translation MRKKKPLLSLTALMIIFGIMVSIQFNSLQKPKVRDTRDVWELREDLSASKSKELDLLKEIDKYDEMLKKYGHQGDQSKEAQLTKTLKDLKEKAGFTEVEGEGIEIEISQLFSKDLTGEEVKNIPPDLLKKLINEANMFGAKHISINDRRVINTSVIRDINGTTKIDGYSLDSDEVNIKMISEQADKLYSRLNVSDIGDLFAQENFSLSMSQPKKKIHLKAYDGAIQVNELKPLEDVKEGKS, from the coding sequence TTGAGGAAAAAGAAGCCTTTACTTAGTTTAACAGCTTTAATGATCATATTTGGCATCATGGTCTCCATCCAGTTTAATTCTTTACAAAAGCCCAAAGTTCGTGATACTCGTGATGTTTGGGAACTGAGAGAGGATTTATCTGCATCTAAAAGTAAGGAATTGGATTTGCTCAAAGAAATTGATAAATACGACGAGATGCTAAAAAAATATGGTCATCAAGGAGATCAATCAAAAGAAGCACAATTAACAAAAACGTTAAAAGATTTAAAAGAAAAGGCTGGTTTTACAGAAGTGGAAGGGGAGGGGATTGAAATTGAAATTTCTCAGCTTTTTTCAAAGGATCTTACCGGAGAAGAAGTGAAAAATATCCCGCCTGATCTTCTGAAAAAATTAATTAATGAAGCCAATATGTTTGGGGCAAAACATATTTCCATCAATGATCGCCGTGTAATTAATACAAGTGTGATTCGAGATATTAATGGCACGACAAAAATAGATGGTTACAGCTTAGATAGTGATGAAGTCAACATTAAAATGATTAGTGAGCAGGCCGACAAATTATACAGCCGTTTAAATGTATCAGATATTGGTGATTTGTTTGCTCAGGAAAACTTCAGCTTGAGTATGAGCCAGCCGAAGAAAAAAATCCATTTAAAAGCATATGACGGTGCAATTCAAGTAAACGAATTGAAGCCTCTTGAAGATGTAAAGGAGGGAAAATCTTAA
- a CDS encoding small basic family protein, which translates to MWLPVLGLIIGVAIGFLTNFTIPNEYSNYLSLAVLAALDTLIGGIRAHLQGAYDELVFVSGFFFNIILAISLAFLGVHLGVDLYLVGMFAFGVRLFQNIAVIRRILLTKWTISREKKKKSES; encoded by the coding sequence ATGTGGCTTCCTGTACTTGGCTTAATCATAGGAGTTGCGATCGGTTTCTTAACAAATTTTACGATACCGAATGAGTATTCTAACTATCTTTCCCTCGCTGTACTTGCTGCGCTTGATACATTGATTGGTGGAATCCGAGCACATCTGCAAGGGGCATACGATGAACTAGTGTTTGTATCAGGCTTCTTCTTTAATATTATACTCGCAATAAGTTTAGCTTTTCTGGGCGTCCATCTTGGTGTAGACTTGTACTTAGTCGGAATGTTTGCATTCGGCGTTAGATTGTTTCAAAATATAGCAGTTATCAGAAGAATTTTACTAACAAAATGGACAATTTCAAGAGAAAAAAAGAAAAAAAGTGAGTCATAA
- the ftsA gene encoding cell division protein FtsA yields MNNNEIYVSLDIGTSNIKVIVGEMADDSLNIIGVGNVPSEGLKKGSIVDIDETVHSIRQAFEQAERMVGFPLQKAIVGINGNHIHIQNTSGVVAVSSENKEIHAEDVRRVLDAAQVVSIPQEHLVVDVIPRQFIVDGRDEITDPKKMLGVRLEVEGSLITGSKTILHNWLRCVERAGIEIMDICLQPIASGSAALSKDEKNLGVALVDIGGGSTTISVFENGHLYSTHSIPLGGENITKDLSIGLRTSTEEAERIKKQFGHAFYDEASTEETFEVSVIGTDQKQTYTQLDAANIIEARLEEILLFVAEELRNMGVHDLPGGFVLTGGQAAIPGILSLAQTVLQNNVRIASPNYIGVREPQYMTGVGLIHFAYRNAKIQGRQVGFQMPDEAFHEVGASMEPVSSAPQVKEAQPRPKVKQKAQQETNKKPGKMKKLFNMFWE; encoded by the coding sequence ATGAACAACAATGAAATTTACGTCAGCCTTGACATCGGTACATCCAATATAAAAGTCATCGTCGGAGAAATGGCGGATGATTCGCTTAACATTATAGGTGTTGGAAATGTCCCTTCAGAGGGGTTAAAAAAAGGATCGATTGTTGATATAGATGAGACAGTTCATTCTATTAGACAAGCATTTGAACAGGCTGAGAGAATGGTAGGATTTCCTTTACAAAAGGCGATTGTCGGAATTAACGGAAACCACATTCATATTCAGAATACGAGCGGCGTGGTCGCAGTATCTAGTGAAAACAAAGAAATACATGCTGAAGATGTGAGACGTGTCTTAGATGCAGCACAAGTAGTATCTATTCCTCAAGAACATCTCGTCGTAGACGTGATTCCGAGACAATTTATCGTCGACGGAAGAGATGAGATCACAGATCCGAAAAAAATGCTTGGTGTTCGGCTAGAGGTGGAAGGATCGTTAATTACAGGTTCTAAAACGATTCTACATAACTGGCTCCGCTGTGTAGAAAGAGCTGGAATTGAAATTATGGATATTTGCTTGCAGCCAATCGCATCGGGCTCAGCAGCATTATCGAAAGATGAAAAAAATCTCGGGGTAGCTCTTGTCGATATTGGCGGCGGATCTACAACGATTTCCGTATTTGAAAACGGGCATCTCTATTCTACTCACAGTATCCCTTTGGGCGGAGAGAACATTACAAAAGATTTGTCTATAGGACTTAGAACTTCCACTGAAGAAGCTGAACGAATCAAAAAACAATTTGGGCATGCGTTTTATGATGAGGCATCGACTGAGGAGACATTTGAAGTTTCTGTGATCGGTACCGATCAAAAACAAACGTATACACAACTTGATGCGGCTAACATTATTGAAGCGCGGCTGGAGGAAATCCTGCTCTTTGTGGCAGAGGAATTAAGAAATATGGGTGTCCATGATTTGCCTGGTGGATTCGTTCTAACAGGTGGACAGGCAGCCATACCAGGTATCCTTTCTCTTGCACAAACGGTCTTGCAAAACAATGTCAGGATTGCAAGTCCGAATTATATCGGGGTGAGAGAGCCTCAATATATGACAGGAGTGGGTCTGATCCACTTTGCTTATCGCAATGCAAAGATTCAGGGCAGACAGGTTGGATTCCAAATGCCAGATGAGGCGTTTCATGAAGTAGGCGCATCCATGGAGCCGGTTTCTTCTGCACCACAAGTGAAAGAAGCGCAGCCAAGACCGAAAGTAAAACAAAAAGCACAACAAGAGACAAATAAAAAACCGGGCAAAATGAAAAAACTATTTAATATGTTCTGGGAATAG
- the ftsZ gene encoding cell division protein FtsZ, with translation MLEFETNIDGLASIKVIGVGGGGNNAVNRMIENDVQGVDFIAVNTDAQALNLSKAETKMQIGAKLTRGLGAGANPEVGKKAAEESKEQIEEVLKGADMVFVTAGMGGGTGTGAAPVIAKIAKDSGALTVGVVTRPFTFEGRKRQLQAVEGIASMKEAVDTLIVIPNDRLLEIVDKNTPMLEAFRAADNVLRQGVQGISDLIATPGLINLDFADVKTIMSNKGSALMGIGVATGENRAAEAAKKAISSPLLETAIDGAQGVIMNITGGTNLSLYEVQEAADIVASASDEDVNMIFGSVINDNLKDEIVVTVIATGFIEQEPEVTKPQRNPLGQGLKQNQSIPQKREVKREEHQQPSSQPRQNTQSSDDTLDIPTFLRNRNKR, from the coding sequence ATGTTGGAGTTTGAAACAAATATAGACGGCCTAGCATCAATTAAAGTAATCGGAGTAGGTGGCGGCGGGAATAACGCTGTCAACCGAATGATCGAAAATGACGTACAAGGTGTCGATTTTATTGCAGTCAATACAGATGCACAGGCGTTAAATCTATCAAAAGCAGAAACTAAAATGCAAATCGGTGCTAAGCTGACAAGAGGGCTTGGAGCAGGTGCGAATCCTGAGGTCGGTAAGAAGGCTGCTGAGGAAAGCAAAGAGCAGATTGAAGAAGTACTAAAAGGCGCAGACATGGTCTTCGTTACAGCTGGTATGGGCGGTGGAACTGGTACGGGTGCTGCACCTGTCATTGCAAAAATCGCAAAAGATTCTGGTGCATTGACAGTTGGAGTCGTGACTCGTCCTTTCACATTTGAAGGAAGAAAGCGTCAGCTTCAAGCAGTTGAAGGAATTGCTTCTATGAAAGAAGCAGTTGACACATTAATCGTGATTCCAAACGATCGCTTGCTTGAAATTGTTGATAAAAACACGCCAATGCTGGAAGCATTCCGCGCGGCAGATAACGTGCTTAGACAAGGTGTTCAAGGGATTTCCGATTTAATTGCAACACCAGGTCTGATTAACCTTGACTTTGCTGACGTGAAAACAATCATGTCCAATAAAGGTTCGGCTCTTATGGGTATTGGTGTCGCAACAGGTGAAAACCGTGCTGCTGAAGCAGCGAAGAAAGCCATTTCTTCACCACTTCTAGAAACAGCGATCGATGGTGCTCAAGGCGTCATCATGAACATTACGGGTGGCACAAACCTAAGTCTTTATGAAGTGCAAGAAGCAGCGGATATTGTGGCTTCTGCATCTGACGAAGATGTAAACATGATTTTCGGGTCTGTCATCAATGATAACTTGAAGGATGAAATTGTGGTGACTGTGATCGCAACTGGATTTATTGAGCAAGAGCCAGAAGTGACAAAACCACAAAGAAATCCACTAGGACAAGGATTAAAGCAAAATCAATCCATTCCTCAAAAACGTGAAGTAAAACGTGAGGAACATCAGCAGCCATCATCTCAGCCGAGACAAAATACACAATCAAGTGATGATACGCTGGACATTCCAACGTTCTTACGCAACCGCAATAAACGCTAA
- a CDS encoding S8 family peptidase, with the protein MKLKFRKTANYRLMSLMVIGTLTMTSFGMVQAKSTSTSYQEEAVSSKTTKAKISSRLMKQFQQDDKVTFLIKMKEQTNTQKVAKEAVSRAKKQKLTAARTQYTKRSAVLSELRATSEETQQALLTYLQKEQKKKQVKEIHSYYIVNGLAVTGTKEVMEKVASFPEVDQVLPNETRQIHRPVDLKTSKQKKQMKAVDGVEWNISQVHAPEAWALGYDGTGTVVASIDTGVEWDHPALKEKYRGFDPAHPNDPSHEFNWYDATTGSEAPYDDLEHGTHVTGTMVGSEPDGKNQIGAAPGAKWVAVKAFSEDGGTDADLLDAGEWILAPKDEDGNPHPEKAPDVVNNSWGGGPGLDDWYKDVVNAWRAADIFPEFSAGNTDLFNPGGEGSIANPANYQEAFATGATDQDNKLGSFSLQGPSPYGVMKPDIAAPGVNIRSSIPGKGYEDGWNGTSMAGPHVSAVVALLRQVQSDLSVEEIEQILIDTAKPLTDQQFPESPNNGYGAGLVDAKEAITALTDGIGTIEGQVTNEDVNLGDMKITDQALPQKEKAVHPHKKPAKTKELKKEKNLDAPSIKALPMKAEISVLESGKSTYTDEATGRYQLTHSAGEFTVKAEAYGFESRKQTVNISSNETAEANFALQPLKKRTISGTIVNEATGEKVKDATVYLVEDAKIKPVKTDEDGEFSLEALSGVYTVKVFAKGFKGYSFTADVTEKPVEKAIQLEPFIGFAGEIGYDDGTAENARAFYDPGNGWAVKFSLEKGKKQAQLTGGLFRFWSSEWPAPGGNEFAVEVYDASGKNGAPGEKIAGPLKANALRNGEWTKVDLEDQAITVDGDFYLVYIQTKKNTESPGLATDEDGPNAERSWQLTSGAFSPSPKEEGNYMIRALVDYEADVPEIISPKAGTISNKGELEIEGKASPGLDVAIYQNDEEIAKVKADQSGAFKEKVTVSSGEHVFTAATVTDKGATKRSKPVKVIIDQTAPALTIDTPKKGGKSNKESLTVEGKVTDDHLDQVTVNGKKATVKDGKYSARILLENGKNTIKVTAKDAAGNKTTKKVNIDVQYEAPEISKLTPAENVHLSSGESVKISFNSREKLDATFVIHMPLTNARSKLQNTTELPLREVSSGTYEGYWTATSTAKAKGAVIEVIVRDDYGNVTRQKASGTLNINEK; encoded by the coding sequence TTGAAATTGAAGTTTCGCAAGACCGCCAACTATCGTTTGATGAGTCTTATGGTGATTGGTACTTTAACGATGACAAGCTTTGGGATGGTTCAAGCAAAATCGACTTCTACCTCATATCAGGAGGAAGCTGTTTCCTCTAAGACAACAAAAGCAAAGATCTCATCAAGATTAATGAAGCAGTTTCAGCAGGATGACAAGGTGACCTTTTTAATCAAAATGAAGGAGCAAACAAATACGCAAAAAGTGGCGAAGGAAGCTGTGTCCAGAGCCAAAAAACAGAAATTAACAGCGGCTAGAACGCAGTACACAAAAAGATCAGCTGTCTTATCAGAATTAAGAGCAACGTCTGAGGAGACGCAGCAAGCGCTGCTTACGTATTTACAAAAGGAACAAAAGAAAAAGCAAGTGAAGGAGATTCATTCGTACTATATTGTGAATGGTCTAGCGGTGACGGGAACGAAAGAAGTCATGGAAAAGGTGGCTTCCTTCCCAGAAGTAGATCAAGTGCTGCCGAATGAAACCCGTCAAATTCATCGGCCCGTTGATTTGAAGACGTCTAAGCAGAAAAAACAAATGAAAGCAGTAGATGGAGTCGAGTGGAACATTTCTCAGGTTCATGCTCCAGAAGCGTGGGCTTTAGGCTATGACGGTACTGGTACTGTTGTGGCAAGTATTGATACAGGAGTGGAATGGGATCATCCTGCTTTAAAGGAAAAATACCGCGGATTTGATCCAGCACACCCGAATGATCCATCTCATGAATTCAATTGGTACGATGCTACAACAGGATCTGAAGCGCCATACGACGATTTAGAGCATGGTACACATGTGACGGGAACGATGGTTGGCTCTGAGCCAGATGGAAAGAATCAGATCGGAGCCGCACCAGGCGCAAAATGGGTTGCGGTGAAAGCTTTCTCAGAAGATGGTGGTACAGATGCTGATCTGCTTGACGCAGGAGAGTGGATTTTAGCACCAAAAGATGAGGACGGAAACCCACATCCAGAAAAGGCACCAGATGTCGTCAATAATTCTTGGGGCGGTGGGCCTGGTCTTGATGATTGGTATAAAGATGTGGTCAATGCTTGGAGAGCGGCGGACATCTTCCCAGAGTTTTCAGCTGGCAATACCGATTTATTTAACCCTGGTGGTGAGGGATCAATTGCAAATCCTGCGAACTATCAGGAGGCCTTTGCAACGGGTGCAACGGATCAAGACAACAAATTGGGGTCTTTCTCGCTGCAAGGTCCGTCTCCATATGGCGTCATGAAACCAGATATTGCGGCCCCAGGGGTAAACATTCGTTCATCTATTCCAGGGAAAGGGTATGAAGATGGCTGGAATGGGACGTCGATGGCTGGTCCGCATGTTTCAGCTGTTGTGGCTCTTCTTCGCCAAGTACAGTCAGATCTTTCTGTTGAAGAGATTGAACAAATTCTCATTGATACAGCGAAGCCGTTGACTGATCAGCAATTCCCGGAATCCCCTAACAATGGCTATGGGGCAGGTTTAGTTGATGCAAAAGAGGCGATTACGGCATTAACAGATGGAATTGGCACGATTGAAGGACAGGTGACAAACGAAGATGTTAATTTAGGTGATATGAAAATAACAGATCAAGCCCTGCCTCAAAAAGAAAAGGCTGTACATCCACATAAGAAGCCTGCAAAAACAAAAGAATTGAAAAAGGAAAAAAATCTTGATGCTCCGTCCATCAAAGCTCTTCCTATGAAAGCGGAAATCAGTGTTCTTGAAAGCGGAAAATCAACTTACACAGATGAAGCGACAGGGAGATATCAGCTTACTCACAGTGCAGGGGAATTCACGGTGAAAGCGGAAGCTTACGGGTTTGAATCACGCAAACAAACAGTCAATATTTCTTCAAATGAAACGGCTGAGGCAAATTTCGCCTTACAGCCACTAAAGAAACGAACGATATCCGGTACAATTGTCAATGAAGCAACGGGTGAAAAAGTAAAGGATGCCACGGTTTATCTTGTAGAGGATGCGAAAATTAAGCCGGTGAAAACAGATGAAGATGGCGAATTTTCTCTAGAGGCATTGAGCGGTGTCTATACCGTCAAAGTATTTGCGAAAGGGTTTAAAGGATATTCTTTTACAGCAGATGTGACAGAAAAGCCGGTTGAAAAAGCCATTCAGCTGGAGCCATTCATCGGCTTTGCTGGTGAAATTGGCTACGATGACGGAACAGCTGAAAATGCGCGAGCCTTCTATGATCCTGGCAATGGCTGGGCTGTGAAGTTTTCGTTAGAAAAGGGGAAGAAACAAGCGCAACTCACAGGAGGGCTTTTCCGTTTCTGGTCATCAGAGTGGCCAGCTCCTGGCGGGAATGAATTTGCGGTTGAAGTGTATGATGCTTCTGGGAAGAATGGAGCTCCAGGGGAGAAAATTGCAGGACCTCTAAAAGCGAATGCGCTGCGTAATGGTGAATGGACAAAAGTAGATTTAGAAGATCAAGCCATTACGGTGGATGGAGATTTCTATCTTGTCTATATTCAAACGAAAAAGAATACGGAGTCTCCAGGACTTGCAACGGACGAAGATGGTCCAAATGCTGAAAGAAGCTGGCAGCTGACAAGCGGTGCTTTTTCTCCTTCTCCAAAAGAAGAAGGGAATTATATGATTCGGGCGCTTGTTGACTATGAAGCAGATGTGCCAGAGATTATATCTCCGAAGGCCGGAACCATTTCGAACAAAGGTGAACTGGAGATTGAAGGCAAAGCCTCCCCTGGGCTTGATGTAGCGATTTATCAAAACGATGAAGAGATTGCCAAAGTGAAAGCAGATCAGTCAGGCGCTTTCAAAGAAAAGGTCACAGTTTCAAGTGGAGAGCATGTATTCACAGCTGCGACTGTTACGGATAAAGGCGCAACGAAACGATCCAAACCAGTAAAGGTGATCATTGATCAAACAGCTCCAGCGCTCACCATAGATACACCTAAAAAAGGGGGAAAGTCTAATAAAGAATCACTCACTGTAGAAGGAAAGGTCACAGATGATCATCTTGATCAAGTCACTGTAAATGGAAAAAAGGCAACCGTAAAAGATGGAAAATATTCCGCAAGAATACTGCTTGAGAACGGGAAAAATACAATAAAAGTAACAGCGAAAGATGCAGCAGGAAACAAAACGACTAAAAAAGTCAATATCGATGTCCAATACGAGGCACCTGAAATTTCTAAGCTGACTCCAGCAGAGAATGTCCATCTATCATCAGGAGAGTCTGTTAAAATTTCATTTAACAGCAGGGAAAAGCTAGACGCAACGTTTGTTATTCACATGCCGCTGACAAACGCGAGATCAAAGCTTCAAAATACAACAGAGCTGCCGCTTCGCGAAGTATCTAGCGGAACATATGAAGGCTACTGGACAGCTACTTCTACCGCCAAAGCAAAAGGTGCGGTCATTGAAGTAATTGTGCGAGATGATTATGGAAATGTCACAAGACAAAAGGCTTCAGGCACATTAAACATCAATGAAAAGTAA
- the spoIIGA gene encoding sigma-E processing peptidase SpoIIGA: MVIYLDVIWLLNFCFDLLLLLLTAFILKRQVKKRRYMLGALIGSSIVLLLFTPFAMVVSHPLGKLFFSVFIVLATFGFQRFRSFFQNLFAFYFVTFLMGGGMIGVHSFLQTNTVIQDGLLISQNDGFGDPISWLFVLTGFPAIWLFSKKRLGEVGAKKRQYDEQVLVEIHIHGETIRLNGLVDSGNQLYDPMTKTPVMIVQADQLTAICGEPFIELMKQSHPVEVMQKIDDQFPLLDRLRLVPYRAVGHDHGFLLCLKPDTVVIYSKTHMIQPAKCFVGLSLSGLSADQEFQSIIHPDMLDGKIIQGVS; this comes from the coding sequence GTGGTCATTTATTTAGATGTGATCTGGCTGTTAAACTTTTGTTTTGATCTATTGCTTCTCTTACTCACTGCATTTATTCTCAAACGACAAGTAAAAAAAAGGCGATATATGTTAGGAGCTCTCATTGGATCGAGCATTGTTCTCTTGCTCTTTACACCATTTGCAATGGTTGTGTCACACCCTTTAGGCAAACTATTTTTTTCTGTCTTCATCGTTCTTGCAACCTTTGGTTTTCAAAGATTTCGTTCCTTTTTTCAAAATCTGTTTGCTTTTTACTTTGTAACATTTTTGATGGGAGGAGGCATGATCGGGGTTCATTCGTTTTTGCAAACCAACACAGTGATCCAAGATGGCCTGCTCATTTCACAAAATGATGGCTTTGGTGATCCGATTAGCTGGCTTTTTGTTTTAACCGGCTTTCCTGCGATATGGCTGTTTTCAAAGAAAAGATTAGGAGAGGTTGGTGCGAAAAAAAGACAGTATGATGAACAAGTGCTTGTAGAGATACACATTCACGGGGAGACCATCCGCTTAAATGGACTCGTCGATTCTGGCAATCAGCTGTATGATCCTATGACAAAAACACCTGTCATGATCGTTCAGGCCGATCAGCTAACGGCCATTTGCGGAGAGCCATTTATAGAGCTCATGAAACAGTCTCATCCTGTTGAAGTGATGCAAAAGATCGATGATCAATTTCCCCTTCTTGATCGATTAAGACTTGTTCCATATCGAGCAGTCGGTCATGATCACGGTTTTCTACTATGCCTAAAACCAGATACTGTCGTCATTTATTCAAAGACGCATATGATTCAGCCGGCCAAGTGTTTTGTAGGGTTGAGTCTGAGCGGTTTATCAGCAGATCAGGAATTTCAATCCATCATTCATCCAGATATGTTAGACGGGAAAATCATCCAGGGAGTGTCGTAG
- the sigE gene encoding RNA polymerase sporulation sigma factor SigE, with amino-acid sequence MKKLKFKLTYYWYKLLMKLGLKSDEIYYIGGSEALPPPLSKDEEQELLVKLPKGDQTARAILIERNLRLVVYIARKFENTGINIEDLISIGTIGLIKAVNTFNPEKKIKLATYASRCIENEILMYLRRNNKIRSEVSFDEPLNIDWDGNELLLSDVLGTDDDIITRDIEANVDKKLLKKALEQLNDREKQIMELRFGLVGGEEKTQKDVADMLGISQSYISRLEKRIIKRLQKEFNKMV; translated from the coding sequence ATGAAAAAATTAAAATTTAAACTCACTTACTACTGGTATAAACTCCTCATGAAGCTAGGTCTAAAGAGTGATGAAATTTATTATATTGGTGGAAGTGAAGCGCTGCCGCCTCCATTATCAAAGGATGAAGAGCAGGAACTGCTTGTCAAATTACCAAAAGGTGATCAAACCGCAAGGGCGATTCTGATCGAAAGAAATTTGCGTTTAGTCGTTTACATCGCAAGGAAATTTGAAAACACAGGTATTAATATCGAGGATTTAATTAGTATCGGAACCATTGGCCTGATCAAAGCAGTCAATACATTTAACCCTGAAAAAAAGATCAAGCTGGCAACATATGCTTCGAGATGTATTGAAAATGAGATTCTGATGTACTTGAGGCGAAATAATAAAATCCGTTCAGAAGTCTCGTTTGATGAACCGCTCAACATTGATTGGGACGGAAATGAACTGCTTTTATCAGACGTACTTGGAACAGATGATGATATTATCACGCGGGATATTGAAGCAAATGTAGATAAAAAACTGCTGAAAAAAGCGCTGGAGCAATTAAATGACCGCGAAAAGCAGATCATGGAACTGAGATTTGGCTTGGTCGGCGGTGAGGAAAAAACCCAAAAAGATGTCGCTGACATGCTTGGGATTTCCCAGTCGTATATTTCGAGGCTTGAAAAAAGAATCATTAAACGATTACAAAAAGAATTTAATAAAATGGTCTAA
- the sigG gene encoding RNA polymerase sporulation sigma factor SigG: MSRNKVEICGVDTSKLPVLKNDEMRKLFRQLQDEGDDTAREKLVNGNLRLVLSVIQRFNNRGEYVDDLFQVGCIGLMKSIDNFDLSHNVRFSTYAVPMIIGEIRRYLRDNNPIRVSRSLRDIAYKALQVRERLISETSKEPTAEDIAKVLEVPHEEIVFALDAIQDPVSLFEPIYNDGGDPIYVMDQISDERNKDTQWVEELALKEGMRRLNDREKMILRKRFFQGKTQMEVAEEIGISQAQVSRLEKAAIKQMNKNIF, translated from the coding sequence GTGTCCAGAAATAAAGTGGAAATCTGCGGAGTCGACACCTCCAAACTGCCTGTTCTGAAAAACGACGAGATGAGAAAATTGTTCAGACAGCTGCAAGATGAGGGTGACGATACAGCAAGAGAAAAGCTAGTCAATGGCAATTTACGGTTGGTTTTAAGTGTGATTCAGCGTTTTAACAACAGAGGCGAGTATGTCGATGATCTCTTCCAAGTAGGCTGTATCGGATTAATGAAATCAATTGATAATTTTGATTTAAGCCACAATGTCAGATTTTCAACTTATGCGGTTCCTATGATCATAGGAGAAATCCGTCGATACTTGCGTGATAACAACCCGATTCGGGTGTCTCGTTCACTAAGAGATATTGCCTATAAGGCACTTCAGGTCCGTGAGAGGCTGATTAGTGAGACAAGCAAGGAGCCAACAGCAGAAGACATTGCCAAAGTGCTGGAAGTGCCTCATGAGGAAATTGTCTTTGCCCTAGATGCGATTCAAGATCCTGTATCTTTGTTTGAACCGATCTATAATGACGGAGGAGATCCGATTTATGTGATGGATCAAATTAGTGATGAACGGAACAAAGACACACAATGGGTGGAAGAATTGGCCTTAAAAGAGGGCATGCGCAGATTGAACGACAGGGAAAAAATGATTCTTCGTAAACGCTTTTTCCAGGGCAAAACGCAAATGGAAGTCGCTGAAGAGATCGGGATTTCTCAAGCACAAGTCTCAAGGCTTGAAAAAGCAGCCATCAAACAAATGAATAAAAACATCTTTTAA
- a CDS encoding sugar-binding transcriptional regulator, which translates to MTFHDERRLLIKVAHMYYEEGATQSNIAEAVGVSRSLISKYLAKAREAGIVEIIIHDEVNQQYGSLERKIERKYGLREVVCVETLSKDTTKSRIGAAAASFLLKVMKDGQVIGFSSGTTLHEMAKALTSVQHYPSVTFVPLVGGVGNEDVDIHANYIIARCTEALKSKCEFLHVPVMLDTKEAKDVLIRQPSIKKVIELGESSNIAVVGIGGVPQHSTMVKSYMTSGEEDILQAKDVAGDICYNFIDHQGEVYPHPWNDRVMGISPQKLKEIPLVIGVAGGEEKIEAIRAALAGGLIHVLITDERTGDALLK; encoded by the coding sequence ATGACATTCCATGATGAAAGAAGGCTGCTCATTAAGGTTGCGCATATGTATTATGAAGAAGGCGCCACCCAATCTAACATTGCAGAAGCTGTTGGGGTTAGCCGTTCGCTCATATCGAAATATTTGGCAAAAGCACGTGAAGCAGGAATCGTGGAAATCATTATTCATGATGAAGTCAATCAACAGTATGGATCGTTAGAAAGAAAAATAGAACGCAAATATGGGCTGCGAGAAGTCGTCTGTGTGGAAACGCTTAGCAAAGACACAACCAAAAGCCGAATCGGTGCCGCGGCAGCAAGCTTTTTATTAAAAGTGATGAAAGATGGACAAGTCATCGGGTTTTCCTCAGGGACAACGCTGCATGAAATGGCGAAAGCGCTTACCTCTGTTCAGCACTATCCATCCGTGACATTTGTTCCGCTTGTCGGAGGTGTGGGAAATGAAGATGTCGATATCCACGCTAACTATATTATTGCGAGATGCACAGAGGCACTCAAATCTAAATGTGAGTTTTTACATGTACCCGTCATGCTTGATACGAAAGAAGCGAAAGATGTACTGATCCGGCAGCCGTCGATCAAAAAAGTGATTGAACTAGGAGAATCATCAAATATCGCGGTTGTCGGAATTGGCGGTGTTCCGCAGCATTCAACGATGGTGAAATCTTATATGACAAGCGGCGAGGAGGACATCCTTCAAGCGAAGGATGTAGCAGGTGACATTTGCTATAACTTTATTGATCATCAAGGGGAAGTATATCCCCACCCATGGAACGACCGGGTGATGGGCATAAGCCCGCAAAAGCTGAAAGAAATTCCGCTTGTCATAGGTGTCGCTGGTGGCGAAGAGAAAATTGAAGCGATCCGGGCGGCATTAGCAGGTGGATTAATTCATGTATTAATTACCGATGAACGAACAGGAGATGCCTTATTAAAGTAA